A single genomic interval of Verrucomicrobiia bacterium harbors:
- a CDS encoding helix-turn-helix domain-containing protein codes for MPGEGQYTPIRWRLQWIREHEGGRPVAGICRRYPIRPKTFYKWWKRYRQSGKDPKSLADRSRRPHRSPHRAGKALSRRV; via the coding sequence GTGCCTGGTGAGGGACAGTATACGCCGATTCGCTGGCGGTTGCAATGGATTCGGGAGCATGAGGGTGGTCGGCCGGTAGCCGGGATTTGCCGCCGCTATCCGATTCGGCCCAAGACGTTTTACAAGTGGTGGAAGCGGTATCGGCAATCGGGGAAGGATCCGAAGAGTTTGGCGGACCGTTCCCGAAGGCCGCATCGGTCTCCGCACCGAGCGGGCAAGGCACTTTCCCGACGGGTC